From Thermoplasmata archaeon, a single genomic window includes:
- a CDS encoding S8 family serine peptidase, translated as MLIGSFGLVPVSAVVAALPAANLAVPTSTLSAAARGLQLVDSVGMRSLRLSTAQNVEVILGLQGRSLGEEQDYRAQNGLPPLDAAAQQAYVASLAQAQAPVVAALKAAGATVRYQYHFVYNGIDVVGGRAALAQVIPQLPGVQRVDLAQQENLNLDASVPFIFDGATYEQLGGNGSGVTIALIDTGIDYTHATFGGPGTLAAYQAIDPTKIDPSYFPTKKVIGGYDLVGENYDARGATAPGGTCSATPVPDPNPLDVNGHGTHTASTAAGMEVRNPETNALLTPHGVAPGALLYEYKVFSGCAADGTASTSNANVIAAIEMAVDPDGDGNTADHAMVISMSLGSDFGRDTTPDAVASNAAVDLGAIVVASAGNAGNIPYITGSPATGSKVISVAAGNDPKIHIQYLGVTGTSGGAADGNKVAVEAAITPPLATIGKTVGLTAYGGLGCSAYTPGEFAGMIPLIERGICTFHEKILDAQNAGAIGVVVFDNRVEAPIVMGGDSTGLTIPAVFIGQADGLAINAALTASTTFTLDPTNILPIPNQLAAFTSAGPRFGDSAFKPDLTAPGVEILSAQVATGTGSTPVSGTSFSAPHIAGASAILREIHPDWSVEEIKDVLMNTATDASPDGTPYPVALMGAGRVRVDVAAMAQSIAMPGGLSFGVKQDNSGGWNTYTQWLTVENKGDHTARFSLSAAFRDPSENDGSIRFSFPNSVTVPAHHSKMVPFMVKVNFARSSLSDGILNEIDGFLTLTQKGGGDVLRVPFLIIPIPRADVETEGSGRLKVGSSLQFENDGLRASGIDVYQFGVQVPRQNLLPGEPSDWMNIRYTGARAYDVTGLGRVLEFGVSMYGLRSSSSGMQTDILISVNGDTTPDYDVIVADLGALTTGTVNGVMVTAVVSLSTGNAFLEFLVDSENNVAWETAPVLVGDINALGGPTIDTTNQTISYFVVTTDLQTGFQDVSGSATFNVIHPTFDVDVNSFVLNAGAEATIHVVASGKSGGFLVLLENNIAGRAQSQVILVRH; from the coding sequence GTGTTGATCGGATCGTTCGGGCTCGTACCCGTGAGCGCCGTCGTCGCCGCGCTTCCCGCGGCCAATCTGGCGGTGCCCACGTCGACGCTGTCCGCCGCGGCCCGCGGGCTGCAGCTCGTGGACAGCGTGGGCATGCGTAGTCTGCGTCTCTCCACGGCCCAGAACGTCGAGGTGATCCTGGGCCTCCAGGGGCGATCCCTCGGGGAGGAACAGGACTACCGGGCGCAGAACGGGCTCCCGCCTCTGGACGCCGCGGCCCAGCAGGCCTACGTGGCCTCGCTCGCCCAGGCCCAGGCGCCCGTGGTCGCTGCCTTGAAGGCAGCCGGAGCCACGGTCCGTTACCAGTACCACTTCGTGTACAACGGCATCGACGTGGTCGGGGGCCGGGCTGCTCTCGCGCAGGTCATCCCGCAGCTGCCCGGCGTGCAGCGGGTCGACCTGGCCCAGCAGGAGAACCTGAACCTCGACGCCAGCGTCCCGTTCATCTTCGACGGCGCGACGTATGAGCAGCTGGGCGGCAACGGGTCGGGCGTCACGATCGCCCTGATCGACACGGGCATCGACTACACGCACGCCACGTTCGGCGGACCCGGCACCCTCGCCGCCTACCAGGCCATTGACCCGACCAAGATCGACCCGAGCTACTTCCCGACGAAGAAGGTCATTGGCGGCTACGACCTCGTGGGCGAGAACTACGACGCCCGGGGCGCGACGGCCCCCGGCGGCACGTGCAGTGCGACTCCGGTCCCCGACCCGAACCCGCTCGACGTCAACGGCCACGGCACGCACACCGCGAGCACCGCGGCGGGCATGGAGGTCCGCAATCCCGAGACGAATGCCCTCCTGACGCCCCATGGCGTAGCGCCGGGCGCGCTCCTGTACGAGTACAAGGTCTTCAGCGGCTGCGCCGCGGACGGCACCGCGAGCACGTCGAACGCGAACGTGATCGCGGCGATCGAGATGGCGGTCGACCCCGATGGCGACGGAAACACGGCAGACCACGCCATGGTGATCAGCATGTCCCTCGGCAGCGACTTCGGCCGGGACACCACGCCGGACGCCGTCGCGTCGAACGCGGCCGTGGACCTGGGCGCGATCGTCGTGGCCTCCGCGGGGAACGCAGGCAACATCCCGTACATCACGGGCAGCCCGGCCACGGGCTCCAAGGTGATCAGCGTCGCGGCGGGCAATGACCCGAAGATCCACATCCAGTATCTCGGAGTCACGGGCACCTCGGGAGGCGCCGCGGACGGCAACAAGGTGGCCGTCGAAGCGGCCATCACGCCGCCTCTCGCGACGATCGGAAAGACGGTCGGCCTCACTGCGTACGGCGGTCTCGGTTGCTCCGCGTACACCCCAGGCGAGTTCGCCGGCATGATCCCCCTGATCGAGCGGGGGATATGCACGTTCCATGAGAAGATCCTGGACGCCCAGAATGCGGGCGCAATCGGCGTCGTGGTGTTCGACAACCGCGTGGAGGCCCCCATCGTCATGGGCGGCGATTCCACGGGGCTCACGATCCCCGCGGTCTTCATCGGCCAGGCGGACGGACTCGCGATCAACGCGGCCCTCACGGCCTCGACGACGTTCACCCTGGACCCGACGAACATCCTGCCCATCCCCAACCAGCTGGCCGCGTTCACATCGGCGGGGCCGCGGTTCGGGGACTCCGCCTTCAAGCCCGACCTCACCGCGCCCGGCGTGGAGATCCTCTCCGCGCAGGTCGCCACGGGAACGGGCTCCACGCCGGTCTCGGGCACGTCCTTCTCCGCGCCCCACATCGCCGGGGCCTCGGCGATCCTCCGGGAAATCCACCCGGACTGGAGCGTCGAGGAGATCAAGGATGTCCTGATGAACACGGCGACGGACGCGTCGCCGGACGGCACGCCGTACCCGGTCGCGCTCATGGGAGCCGGCCGGGTCCGGGTCGATGTCGCTGCGATGGCTCAGTCCATCGCCATGCCGGGCGGCCTGTCCTTCGGAGTCAAGCAGGACAACTCGGGCGGATGGAACACGTACACGCAGTGGCTCACGGTCGAGAACAAGGGCGACCACACGGCGCGCTTCTCGCTGAGCGCCGCGTTCCGGGATCCGAGCGAGAATGACGGGAGCATCCGGTTCTCCTTCCCGAACTCGGTGACCGTGCCCGCGCACCACTCCAAGATGGTGCCCTTCATGGTCAAGGTGAACTTCGCCCGAAGCAGCCTCTCGGATGGCATCCTGAACGAGATCGACGGGTTCCTCACCCTGACCCAGAAGGGAGGCGGCGACGTCCTTCGCGTGCCGTTCCTGATCATCCCGATCCCGCGGGCGGATGTGGAAACAGAGGGCTCGGGGCGCCTAAAGGTCGGGAGCTCCCTGCAGTTCGAGAACGATGGGCTGCGCGCGAGCGGGATCGATGTGTACCAGTTCGGCGTGCAGGTCCCGCGGCAGAACCTGCTGCCCGGAGAGCCGAGCGACTGGATGAACATCCGGTACACGGGCGCGCGGGCGTACGACGTGACGGGCCTGGGCCGCGTCCTCGAGTTCGGGGTCTCCATGTACGGCCTGCGCAGCTCCTCGAGCGGCATGCAGACGGACATCCTGATCTCCGTGAACGGCGACACGACGCCTGACTACGACGTGATCGTCGCAGACCTGGGCGCCTTGACGACGGGTACGGTGAACGGCGTCATGGTGACCGCGGTGGTCTCCCTGTCGACCGGGAACGCGTTCCTCGAGTTCCTCGTGGACAGCGAGAACAACGTGGCCTGGGAGACCGCACCCGTCCTCGTAGGCGACATCAACGCCCTCGGCGGTCCGACGATCGACACCACGAACCAGACGATCTCGTACTTCGTGGTGACCACGGACCTTCAGACGGGCTTCCAGGACGTCTCGGGAAGCGCGACGTTCAACGTGATCCACCCGACGTTCGACGTGGACGTGAACTCGTTCGTCCTGAACGCGGGCGCCGAGGCCACGATCCACGTGGTCGCGAGCGGGAAGAGCGGTGGATTCCTCGTGCTCCTGGAGAACAACATCGCCGGGCGGGCCCAGAGCCAGGTCATCCTGGTGAGGCACTAG
- a CDS encoding NAD-dependent epimerase/dehydratase family protein, with protein MPKSVPTKRKSAHPEAHAPATDWAGARVVVTGGASFIGSHLAEALLERGARVVVVDDLSSGRLENLAAVRNHVKFVKLDLEYCRLEEAASAFDGAEAVFHLAAVHGGRGYIDTHPADVCSNFAIDHHVFEAARKADVGRVVSASSACVYPPSLQSEEHSEYKLRESDLDPRDLLQPLSSDLEYGWAKTMGEVQLLAFIKQYGLKGCSVRFVTAYGPRENETHAVIALIYKALARMDPYEIWGNGRQDRDLTYVADIVSGTLRAAERITDGRGVNIGTGRRYTILEVAETIFELVGWHPKAFTFDLTKPTGVVSRALDISMAREVLGWEPKFSLREGLEKTIEWYRATHLGERLPDARVLLERA; from the coding sequence ATGCCCAAGAGCGTCCCCACGAAGCGGAAGAGCGCGCACCCGGAGGCTCACGCGCCCGCGACCGACTGGGCGGGTGCGCGCGTCGTGGTTACGGGCGGTGCCAGCTTCATCGGGAGCCATCTCGCCGAGGCGCTTCTCGAGCGGGGCGCCCGTGTGGTCGTCGTCGATGACCTGAGCAGCGGACGGCTGGAGAACCTGGCTGCCGTGCGAAACCACGTCAAGTTCGTGAAGCTCGACCTCGAGTACTGTCGGCTCGAGGAGGCCGCCTCCGCGTTCGACGGTGCCGAGGCCGTGTTCCACCTGGCCGCCGTCCACGGGGGCCGCGGGTACATCGACACGCACCCCGCGGATGTCTGCTCGAACTTCGCGATCGACCATCACGTGTTCGAGGCTGCGAGGAAGGCGGACGTGGGTCGGGTCGTGTCCGCAAGTTCCGCCTGTGTCTACCCGCCCTCCCTGCAAAGCGAGGAACACTCGGAGTACAAGCTGCGCGAATCCGATCTGGATCCTCGCGACCTGCTCCAGCCGCTGAGCTCCGATCTCGAGTACGGCTGGGCCAAGACCATGGGGGAGGTGCAGCTCCTCGCGTTCATCAAGCAGTACGGTCTGAAGGGCTGCAGCGTCCGCTTCGTGACCGCGTACGGCCCGCGCGAGAACGAGACCCATGCGGTGATCGCGCTCATCTACAAGGCCCTGGCCCGCATGGACCCCTACGAGATCTGGGGGAACGGACGCCAGGACCGTGACCTGACTTACGTCGCGGACATCGTGTCGGGGACCCTCCGGGCCGCCGAGCGCATCACGGACGGGCGGGGCGTGAACATCGGCACGGGGAGGCGGTACACGATCCTCGAGGTCGCCGAGACCATCTTCGAACTGGTCGGATGGCATCCCAAGGCGTTCACGTTCGACCTGACGAAGCCCACGGGCGTCGTGAGCCGCGCCTTGGACATCTCCATGGCCCGCGAGGTCCTCGGATGGGAGCCTAAGTTCTCCCTTCGTGAGGGCCTCGAGAAGACGATCGAATGGTATCGGGCCACCCATCTGGGAGAGCGGCTGCCTGACGCCCGGGTCCTGCTGGAGCGAGCCTAG
- a CDS encoding glycosyltransferase: protein MLTVVVNNFRETERVVRCLRSVKASRGVETEIIVVDCQTPGLRERITPEFPDVRLISLDSDPGPSAQRKLGYDAAGTDSEVVVFLDNDCTVDPTCLATLARIFVDEPKMGLVQPVILSSSEASVEGSGGYLDPLFFATRQRLPTGGANAASSPVLVSYSDSAVCAIRRGVLNAYPAELTSFDPDYFLFFEDVDLSIRMWLAGYLVAVAPGAIAYNEWRVTRGHATLSPERVRLNERNRLKTLLRVYSRANLVKYLPLALVFDVSKALAVLRSHPKHARASLGAIFDVVLQAHDIAQRRRIIQRTRRLPDAAFLSHFVPLSVETLLTNYRFHYARPGT from the coding sequence GTGCTGACCGTGGTCGTCAACAACTTCCGCGAGACGGAGCGGGTCGTCCGCTGCCTGAGGTCCGTTAAGGCGTCACGCGGTGTCGAAACCGAAATCATCGTCGTGGACTGCCAGACGCCCGGGCTTCGGGAACGCATCACGCCGGAGTTCCCTGATGTGCGGCTCATCTCCCTGGATTCCGATCCGGGCCCCAGCGCGCAACGGAAGCTCGGATACGACGCCGCTGGGACCGACTCGGAGGTCGTCGTCTTCCTCGACAACGATTGCACGGTGGATCCGACGTGCTTGGCGACCCTGGCCAGGATCTTCGTCGACGAGCCCAAAATGGGTCTGGTCCAGCCCGTCATCCTTTCGTCGAGCGAAGCGTCCGTCGAGGGTTCGGGAGGCTATCTGGATCCTCTCTTCTTCGCGACCCGCCAAAGATTGCCTACAGGGGGCGCGAACGCGGCGTCGTCCCCGGTTCTCGTGTCCTACTCGGACTCCGCGGTCTGCGCAATCCGACGAGGCGTCCTCAACGCATACCCGGCGGAACTGACGAGCTTTGACCCGGATTACTTCCTCTTCTTCGAGGACGTCGATCTGAGTATCCGAATGTGGCTCGCAGGATACCTGGTCGCCGTGGCCCCCGGGGCGATCGCCTACAATGAGTGGCGGGTGACCCGCGGACATGCCACGCTCTCGCCGGAGCGAGTCCGGCTCAACGAGCGGAACCGCCTGAAGACCCTGCTCCGCGTGTACTCGCGCGCCAATCTGGTGAAGTATCTTCCCTTGGCCTTGGTGTTTGATGTGAGCAAGGCGCTCGCGGTGCTCCGGAGCCACCCCAAGCATGCGCGGGCCAGCCTGGGCGCCATCTTCGACGTCGTCCTGCAAGCGCATGACATCGCCCAGCGGAGGCGGATCATCCAACGAACTCGACGCCTCCCGGACGCCGCCTTCCTCTCGCACTTTGTGCCGCTCAGCGTGGAGACCCTGCTGACGAACTACCGATTCCACTACGCACGCCCGGGGACGTGA
- a CDS encoding glycosyltransferase, with amino-acid sequence MRFLVICSTLDMSEPFGATPFVWQFLKGLHDAGSELTVVPYYGPAVTTPWWHSEPNPIERSAKAFRFYMKAASRTGSGKAGGSWVRDSLAPRLGSRWVLFSWERLLRHLERQPGFDACLAIGVPLNQAEPLLLSIRTRLEIPVISYDLDAPTSLPRYGGFSFSPYLHAHPEKMDAVVIPSEGSVADLEAMGARVHVLHFGVDPELYTPLATAKDIDVFFFGLGTGGGEHYLQMFMAEPARQRRGRFLISGGGPNAAVPGVEIIPGIRFHEMRAYICRSKINLNIPRSLQAEVYGTSTSRPFELAALGACILSRPYAGLELWYQPGKELLVVNTPEEVMEAYDWLLGDEAARTRLGESARQRTLKDHTMKSRAAVMVGIAQKAIDRFQPA; translated from the coding sequence ATGCGATTCCTCGTGATCTGCTCGACCCTCGACATGAGCGAGCCGTTCGGGGCGACGCCGTTCGTCTGGCAGTTCCTGAAGGGCCTTCACGACGCGGGCTCCGAGCTCACCGTGGTCCCCTACTACGGCCCGGCCGTGACCACGCCCTGGTGGCATTCAGAACCGAATCCCATCGAGCGGTCCGCGAAGGCCTTCCGGTTCTACATGAAGGCCGCGAGCCGAACGGGCTCGGGGAAGGCCGGCGGATCCTGGGTGCGGGACAGCCTTGCGCCCCGACTCGGCAGCCGGTGGGTCCTGTTCAGCTGGGAACGGCTTCTGCGGCACCTCGAGCGGCAACCTGGGTTCGACGCGTGCCTGGCCATCGGCGTGCCCTTGAACCAGGCGGAGCCGCTCCTCCTCTCGATCCGGACCCGGTTGGAGATCCCGGTGATCTCCTACGACCTCGATGCGCCCACCTCCCTGCCCCGCTACGGGGGCTTCTCGTTCAGCCCGTACCTCCACGCGCACCCGGAGAAGATGGACGCCGTGGTCATCCCTTCCGAGGGATCGGTCGCCGACCTCGAGGCGATGGGGGCCCGCGTCCACGTGCTGCACTTCGGGGTGGACCCCGAGTTGTACACGCCTCTGGCCACGGCCAAGGACATCGACGTGTTCTTCTTCGGCCTCGGGACGGGCGGGGGGGAGCACTACCTGCAGATGTTCATGGCCGAGCCCGCACGACAGCGGAGAGGTCGCTTCCTCATCTCGGGGGGCGGACCGAACGCGGCCGTCCCCGGGGTCGAGATCATCCCCGGCATCCGCTTCCACGAGATGCGGGCATACATCTGTCGCAGCAAGATCAACCTCAACATCCCGCGAAGCCTGCAGGCCGAGGTCTATGGCACCTCCACGTCTCGTCCCTTCGAGTTGGCGGCGCTCGGCGCGTGCATCCTCTCCCGTCCGTACGCCGGGCTCGAGCTGTGGTATCAGCCCGGCAAGGAGCTTCTCGTGGTTAACACGCCTGAAGAAGTGATGGAGGCCTACGACTGGCTGCTTGGAGACGAAGCGGCGCGCACCAGATTGGGAGAGAGCGCTCGACAGCGGACTCTCAAGGATCACACGATGAAGTCTCGAGCCGCGGTCATGGTCGGAATCGCCCAGAAGGCCATCGATCGATTCCAGCCGGCGTAG
- a CDS encoding glycosyltransferase family 4 protein, which translates to MRIAQVAPFLPERPGGSVVYSSNLALELEKRGHEVDFFAPNFPPNGHRKYLGNHIPIHTSRCYGLMFGVNPLTFLTRELAKTPVDVLHAHSYVYMTSNQAALVSRVTGRPFVLHIHGATYGRPSEMDRKTSAALYVKEKIYDRTLGRWTIDSADAIAAVSQFDLQQCREVFDVDESKLHLIPNAVDPQEFSPATGDAPDPPVVTYIGRLEPWKGAGSFLEIARLVRRDLPETVFQIAGDGSLRREMEAAAADLDGSVRFLGEVDHSRIADILRASSVLVLPSFIEGLPTVCLEALACGVPVVASETGGTSEVVLEGRTGYLCPAERPAAFAERVLAILHDPGLRQRMGRAGRALVEQGHSWGRVAELTERLYEQLV; encoded by the coding sequence ATGAGGATCGCGCAGGTTGCCCCGTTTCTGCCCGAGCGGCCCGGAGGCTCGGTCGTCTACTCGTCGAACCTGGCGCTGGAACTCGAGAAGCGGGGACACGAGGTCGACTTCTTCGCCCCTAACTTCCCGCCGAACGGCCACCGGAAGTACCTGGGGAACCACATCCCGATCCACACGAGCCGCTGCTACGGGCTCATGTTCGGAGTCAACCCGCTCACGTTCCTGACCCGAGAGCTCGCGAAGACCCCGGTGGACGTCCTCCACGCCCATTCCTACGTATACATGACGTCGAACCAGGCGGCCCTCGTGTCGCGGGTCACCGGGCGTCCCTTCGTCCTCCATATCCATGGCGCCACGTACGGCCGGCCGTCCGAGATGGACCGGAAGACCTCGGCCGCCCTGTACGTCAAGGAGAAGATCTACGACCGGACGCTGGGCCGCTGGACCATCGACAGCGCGGACGCGATCGCCGCGGTGTCCCAGTTCGACCTCCAGCAGTGCCGCGAGGTGTTCGACGTGGACGAGTCCAAGCTGCATCTCATCCCGAACGCGGTCGACCCGCAGGAGTTCTCGCCCGCCACGGGCGACGCGCCCGACCCGCCCGTGGTCACCTACATCGGTCGCCTCGAACCCTGGAAGGGGGCGGGCTCCTTCCTCGAAATCGCTCGCCTCGTGCGGAGGGACCTGCCGGAGACCGTGTTCCAGATTGCCGGCGACGGGTCCCTGCGGCGGGAGATGGAGGCGGCCGCCGCGGACCTCGACGGCAGCGTGCGATTCCTGGGCGAGGTGGACCACAGCCGCATCGCAGACATCCTCCGGGCGAGCTCCGTCCTGGTCCTCCCGTCGTTCATCGAGGGCCTTCCGACCGTGTGCCTGGAGGCGCTGGCCTGCGGCGTGCCCGTGGTCGCGTCCGAGACCGGAGGGACGTCCGAGGTCGTCCTCGAGGGCCGGACCGGATATCTGTGCCCCGCGGAGCGGCCTGCGGCGTTCGCCGAGCGAGTCCTCGCGATCCTTCACGACCCCGGGCTGCGGCAGCGCATGGGCCGTGCGGGTCGTGCCCTGGTCGAACAGGGCCACTCGTGGGGCCGCGTCGCGGAACTCACCGAGCGACTGTACGAGCAACTGGTCTAG
- a CDS encoding ABC transporter ATP-binding protein translates to MIDVQGLTKVYARARGDGAKALDGVTFTVPDESVFGFLGPNGAGKTTTIRILATILEPTEGTATVEGHDIRTEPLAVKVAIGYMPENPGYYPTMTAEQHLDYWGQFYRMAREERRTRGRELLDLVGLGDERTKKVRAYSHGMLKRLGLAQALLHDPPVLILDEPAGGLDPYGIIFFRNLMKELNRQGKTILLSSHILSEVAQTCTHVGVINRGRIVAVNTTAGLESRIGGGGVRCLVEAPTVPDSALRGLLEISHVKDVQRTDWGLIVTMDKDARAAVNAFLVGLGVPVMGVKLAEVTLEDAFLALTRGGSS, encoded by the coding sequence ATGATCGACGTCCAGGGGCTCACCAAGGTGTATGCCCGCGCGCGCGGGGACGGCGCCAAGGCCTTGGACGGCGTCACGTTCACGGTCCCCGACGAGAGCGTGTTCGGCTTCCTGGGCCCGAACGGCGCGGGCAAGACGACCACGATTCGGATCCTGGCCACGATCCTTGAGCCCACGGAGGGCACCGCGACCGTGGAGGGCCACGACATCCGGACGGAACCCCTCGCGGTCAAGGTCGCGATCGGGTATATGCCCGAGAACCCCGGCTACTATCCGACGATGACCGCGGAGCAGCACCTGGACTACTGGGGCCAGTTCTACCGCATGGCCCGGGAGGAGCGGAGGACGCGCGGCCGGGAGCTCCTGGACCTCGTGGGCCTGGGCGACGAGCGCACGAAGAAGGTGCGCGCGTACAGCCACGGCATGCTCAAGCGCCTCGGCCTGGCCCAGGCGCTCCTCCACGACCCGCCCGTCCTGATCCTGGACGAGCCCGCGGGCGGCCTCGACCCGTACGGGATCATCTTCTTCCGGAACCTGATGAAGGAGCTGAACCGGCAGGGCAAGACGATCCTCCTGAGCTCCCACATCCTCTCCGAGGTCGCCCAGACCTGCACCCACGTCGGCGTGATCAACCGCGGTCGGATCGTCGCCGTCAACACGACGGCGGGGCTGGAGTCCCGGATCGGCGGCGGTGGCGTGCGCTGCCTCGTGGAGGCGCCGACCGTCCCGGACTCGGCGCTTCGCGGCCTCCTGGAGATCAGCCACGTGAAGGACGTACAGCGAACGGATTGGGGCCTCATCGTGACCATGGACAAGGACGCACGCGCCGCGGTGAACGCGTTCCTCGTGGGCCTGGGCGTGCCCGTGATGGGCGTGAAGCTCGCCGAGGTCACCTTGGAGGACGCGTTCCTCGCGCTCACGAGGGGTGGATCCTCGTGA
- a CDS encoding ABC transporter permease subunit, giving the protein MTGGLRDLFRGSLIVASRDLRANAHGIKVWIMCGLALLLVLGAALGISGLTSQAPSLSSEYVLWAAPYYTGNNSTGGAAVWVSDYLGNPHAGEIVLLGNPFPLGISNPPFVEHARATTNATGWAVFPGLAKGLWPARIAVGVVNETTAAQVESPPTSNWTVQLKQFDLLGDGASRDVSLHATWRNGTPAASASVSINGTSAGVTDANGFFHARFADGNWAVTVSERGEVYTVPLIIRTSPFAILPLFRGPDALLLFLGVSLMSIFYPIIAIAMSYDAVAKERLQGSLEILLARPATRSGIAIGKFLGSFLSVALPLLGVLIGSIIGIAAVEGKWPDAIFATAFVIGTLGLIAIYVLIMQIFSTLARSAGTTILAAIGVWLVFSFLWSLVILAVQTAFRIETATPGYYNLATVSDLFNPNQLYALTVTTFIPPSLVGLFGTTGGGSIPDWTGPVAMVVWIVVLLGIAILVFRKRIV; this is encoded by the coding sequence GTGACCGGGGGCCTGAGGGATCTGTTCCGCGGCTCGCTGATCGTCGCGAGCCGCGACCTCCGTGCGAACGCGCACGGGATCAAGGTGTGGATTATGTGCGGCCTCGCGCTCCTCCTTGTCCTGGGCGCCGCGCTCGGGATCAGCGGGCTCACGTCCCAGGCCCCTTCCCTCTCGTCGGAGTACGTGCTCTGGGCCGCACCGTACTACACCGGGAACAACTCGACCGGAGGCGCCGCGGTGTGGGTGAGCGACTACCTAGGGAACCCTCATGCCGGCGAAATCGTTCTCCTGGGAAACCCCTTTCCGCTAGGCATCTCGAACCCCCCGTTCGTCGAGCACGCTCGAGCCACGACGAATGCGACGGGTTGGGCCGTCTTCCCAGGTCTGGCGAAGGGTCTCTGGCCGGCACGTATCGCGGTCGGGGTCGTGAACGAGACCACGGCTGCCCAGGTTGAGTCGCCGCCGACCTCTAACTGGACCGTCCAGCTCAAGCAGTTCGACCTGCTCGGGGATGGCGCTTCCCGGGACGTGAGCCTTCATGCGACCTGGAGGAACGGCACACCCGCGGCCAGCGCGAGCGTCTCCATTAACGGCACCTCCGCGGGCGTCACGGACGCGAACGGGTTCTTCCACGCACGATTCGCCGACGGGAACTGGGCCGTGACCGTGTCCGAGCGCGGAGAGGTCTACACGGTGCCGCTGATCATCCGCACGTCTCCGTTCGCGATCCTCCCGCTCTTCCGGGGACCCGACGCCCTCCTCCTGTTCCTGGGCGTCTCCCTGATGAGCATCTTCTATCCGATTATCGCGATCGCCATGTCGTACGACGCAGTCGCCAAGGAACGCCTTCAGGGCAGCCTGGAGATCCTCTTGGCGCGTCCCGCCACCCGAAGCGGAATCGCGATCGGGAAGTTCCTGGGATCGTTCCTCTCCGTCGCACTGCCGTTGCTCGGCGTGCTGATTGGATCCATCATCGGAATCGCCGCCGTCGAGGGCAAGTGGCCCGACGCGATCTTTGCGACTGCGTTCGTGATCGGGACACTCGGGTTAATTGCGATTTACGTCCTGATCATGCAGATCTTCTCCACCTTGGCCCGCTCCGCCGGCACCACGATTCTCGCGGCGATCGGCGTGTGGCTTGTGTTCAGCTTCCTCTGGAGCTTGGTCATCCTGGCGGTCCAGACCGCGTTCCGCATCGAGACCGCCACGCCGGGCTACTACAACCTGGCGACTGTGTCGGACCTCTTCAACCCGAACCAGCTCTACGCCCTCACCGTGACTACGTTCATTCCACCCTCCCTGGTCGGCCTTTTCGGGACGACGGGTGGTGGGAGCATCCCCGACTGGACAGGCCCCGTGGCCATGGTCGTCTGGATCGTCGTCCTCCTGGGAATTGCGATCCTCGTGTTCCGCAAGCGGATCGTTTGA